Proteins from one Coregonus clupeaformis isolate EN_2021a chromosome 29, ASM2061545v1, whole genome shotgun sequence genomic window:
- the LOC121571704 gene encoding uncharacterized protein LOC121571704 isoform X3, translating to MAEKPEAGDSEDEVEDVYEVERIIDMRTEEGEVLYRVRWKNYSSDDDTWEPEAHLEDCREVLLVYKRALAEAKVKKDQDAKKGMVSPIQEDHSHHKKGLKLPMKSDVFDADSDSDSDKDKPTDLPVKKKKKKKPQEEEEEEAPPPKEKRKKKKDKRKEDFRPRPAPESDEEELSPPPTPGRSTKMSDSKKRFVESDEEEEAPVPSKKHRKDKAKDGGKHRKKENMEEGNKKKKTKKDQRGDLESTEDEATAPLEEELSEGPSESQTDDTTATEKSRTDDKPKNKKGKSELKLQGIKDFLQDRKGKKPETTSPTLSASGLAKLKSLASFKTQSRDEPTPTSDSSDTPAPAHVHKKAKGKSQEATPAPPKIPSSSSSSSSSGAGASTSKAREEESKEEVGGDKEPAASTNLFEKFLLNCEAKDRVPRKQMVHQPTPAENTKPPKLIGKVEKRTKPTKESPARKPEPDKAKHTDAFRPSQSLAAVETSDKAEAEEKPAQKSKFGGEDRREEAQRWERRTQDDDRRRRRREDSEPRLFIACDDNQDALESGDKSDKGQASLNLGMDLNLDWMTLEDFQKHLNGEDEILSAPPLSPGELRDAVKSGDYMSVKLALNSKEDYNLDQEACTVEQKSISGKDKHLNEEKKTLCDEEKTLSNEERPLCTADNPHRKGNPHREGSPLYKENNLHKEENPSHDEEKTSCDVEKTLCDMERALYDIKNCAEESSSSDDENSSGDKVEGQRLDSNVQSGSDPLPSKAELPCDNNESEQSPQMSQAKKPRRKKFVPRKGTRSNLRSSSKMTVSTCSTTDDGKRKWDKKYFCLYCNEPHHKIARHLERMHAEEAAVAHAISFPKLSKIRSLLLDQLRNKGNYLHNLEVLQSGDGEIVTKKRPSYNGVSVRDYLPCQHCLAFFNKIDLWKHEGSCKARKGQDEKRGGKRVRVQAASSRLLPLPVYSTGGCEEIIHNMNQDDVQCHIKNDPLICKYGNALSAKHDHAKSQFTYIGSKMRELARFVLTVNEMDCGVQYLHEVCVPSKFKLAVHAARKMSGHDPASDRYKTPSLALKIGYSLKRATEIAFGESRMTEDREAEEQAKRFIELLENNWNNCFSGLSLSAVPQCEVDVSSLTEDLIKLQKFLKVAEDTTKKELLESPTNAVWKKLNETLLAEIALFNRKRTGEVAKMLLETYTNRKKAPASADIFNSLSRLEQELGDDKLTRVEIKGKNGRNMPVLLTERMISSLEILIANRDKVGVSKDNPYVFARSLDAASYVRGSDCLRKFARACDAKNPESLIHATVRKEVAIHCQVLNLNESELDQVAKLLGHDTQVHKEYYRLSENAAHLAEISKLLLAMDQVPVVIPGPSEERVVSPTCGEYQLLYRVLDNIFILFQGLNYKYWVDKSQFNLFCAVYMLTRSTFLISLQLITL from the exons GGGGAGGTCCTGTACCGCGTTCGCTGGAAGAACTACTCATCTGACGATGACACCTGGGAGCCTGAGGCCCACCTGGAGGATTGTAGGGAGGTGCTGCTGGTCTACAAGAGGGCTCTGGCAGAGGCTAAGGTCAAGAAAGACCAAGATGCTAAGAAGGGCATGGTAAGTCCTATCCAGGAGGATCACAGCCACCATAAGAAAGGCTTG AAGCTTCCCATGAAGAGTGACGTGTTTGATGCCGACTCTGACAGTGACAGTGATAAAGACAAGCCCACAGACCTGCCTgtcaagaagaagaaaaagaagaagccccaagaagaagaagaggaggaggcacCTCCCCCgaaggagaagaggaaaaagaaGAAAGACAAGCGCAAGGAGGACTTCAGGCCTCGTCCGGCACCAGAGTCTGATGAAGAGGAGCTTTCCCCTCCCCCGACTCCGGGCCGCAGTACCAAGATGTCCGACTCCAAGAAGAGATTTGTCGAATCTGATGAAGAGGAAGAAGCCCCCGTGCCCTCCAAGAAGCACAGGAAGGACAAGGCCAAGGATGGAGGGAAGCATAggaaaaaagagaacatggaggaaGGGAATAAGAAAAAGAAGACAAAGAAGGATCAAAGGGGTGATCTGGAGTCCACTGAAGATGAGGCCACCGCCCCCCTGGAAGAGGAGCTTAGCGAGGGGCCATCTGAGTCCCAGACGGATGATACCACAGCAACTGAAAAGTCTCGCACTGATGACAAACCCAAGAATAAGAAGGGGAAGTCAGAACTGAAGCTGCAGGGCATCAAGGACTTCCTTCAGGACAGGAAAGGCAAGAAGCCGGAAACTACGTCGCCCACGCTCTCCGCAAGCGGACTCGCAAAACTCAAGAGCCTTGCCTCCTTCAAGACCCAGAGCCGGGATGAGCCCACACCAACCTCGGACTCCAGCGACACCCCCGCCCCGGCCCACGTCCACAAGAAGGCCAAGGGCAAGAGCCAGGAGGCCACCCCTGCACCACCAAAAAtcccctcttcctcatcctcctcttcctcctctggtGCAGGGGCCAGCACTAGCAAGGCCCGAGAGGAGGAGTCTAAAGAGGAAGTGGGCGGGGATAAGGAACCAGCCGCCTCCACTAACCTGTTTGAGAAGTTTCTGCTGAACTGCGAGGCCAAGGACCGTGTCCCCCGCAAACAGATGGTCCACCAGCCCACCCCTGCAGAGAACACTAAACCACCGAAG CTCATAGGAAAAGTTGAGAAAAGGACCAAGCCGACAAAGGAGTCACCTGCTCGGAAACCAGAGCCAGACAAGGCCAAACATACAGACG CATTTCGGCCCAGTCAGAGCCTCGCTGCTGTGGAGACTAGTGACAAGGCGGAGGCAGAAGAGAAACCTGCCCAGAAGTCAAAGTTTGGCGGAGAGGACCGGAGGGAGGAGGCTCAACGCTGGGAGAGGAGGACCCAAGACgatgacaggaggaggaggaggagggaagacagCGAACCACGCCTCTTCATCGCCTGCGATGACAATCAAGACGCCTTGGAGAGCGGCGACAAGTCTG ACAAAGGACAAGCCTCTCTTAACCTTGGAATGGACCTCAACTTGGACTGGATGACACTGGAGGACTTTCAGAAACATTTGAACGGAGAGGATGAGATTCTCTCTGCTCCACCGCTATCTCCCG GTGAGCTGCGGGATGCAGTGAAAAGCGGGGATTACATGTCTGTGAAACTTGCACTCAATTCCAAAGAGGACTACAATCTAGACCAGGAG GCATGCACTGTTGAACAGAAGAGTATAAGTGGCAAAGATAAGCATTTAAATGAGGAAAAGAAGACTTTATGTGATGAAGAGAAGACATTAAGTAATGAAGAGAGGCCTTTATGCACAGCAGATAACCCTCACCGCAAAGGGAACCCTCACCGCGAGGGGAGTCCTCTATACAAAGAAAATAATTTACACAAGGAAGAGAATCCTTCACACGATGAAGAGAAGACTTCATGTGATGTGGAGAAGACTTTATGTGACATGGAGAGAGCTTTGTATGACATAAAGAATTGTGCTGAAGAGAGCAGTTCAAGTGATGACGAGAACAGTTCAGGTGATAAGGTAGAAGGACAAAGACTGGATTCAAACGTCCAAAGTGGGTCAGATCCTCTTCCATCTAAAGCAGAACTCCCCTGCGATAATAATGAATCTGAGCAGTCCCCTCAAATGTCACAAGCTAAAAAACCTCGCCGCAAAAAATTTGTGCCACGGAAAGGTACAAGGTCAAACTTACGTTCTAGCTCAAAAATGACAGTCAGCACATGTAGTACGACAGATGATGGTAAAAGAAAATGGGACAAAAAGTACTTCTGCCTGTATTGCAATGAACCACACCATAAAATTGCAAGACATTTAGAAAGGATGCATGCAGAAGAAGCAGCTGTCGCTCATGCTATCAGCTTCCCCAAACTCTCCAAAATCAGGTCTCTCTTGCTTGACCAACTCCGTAACAAAGGCAACTATCTACATAACTTGGAAGTTCTTCAAAGTGGAGATGGAGAAATTGTGACAAAGAAAAGACCGTCTTACAATGGTGTTTCTGTGCGTGACTACCTGCCCTGCCAACACTGCTTAGCTTTTTTCAACAAAATAGATTTATGGAAACATGAGGGCTCATGTAAAGCCAGAAAAGGACAAGATGAAAAGAGGGGAGGAAAAAGGGTGCGGGTCCAGGCTGCGTCCTCTCGACTTCTTCCATTGCCGGTCTATTCTACTGGAGGATGTGAAGAAATAATACACAATATGAATCAAGATGACGTTCAATGCCACATCAAAAATGATCCCCTGATATGTAAATATGGCAATGCGCTATCTGCAAAGCATGACCATGCCAAGTCACAGTTTACATACATTGGATCAAAAATGAGGGAATTGGCTAGATTTGTACttactgtaaatgagatggactGTGGTGTCCAATACCTGCATGAAGTATGTGTACCATCCAAATTCAAATTGGCCGTTCATGCTGCCAGGAAAATGAGTGGTCATGATCCTGCCTCTGACAGGTACAAGACCCCATCTCTTGCTTTAAAGATTGGCTATTCCTTGAAAAGAGCTACCGAAATAGCTTTTGGGGAGAGTCGTATGACCGAGGACCGGGAGGCAGAGGAACAAGCCAAAAGGTTCATTGAGCTTCTTGAAAACAATTGGAATAACTGTTTTTCTGGTCTATCCCTGAGCGCTGTCCCTCAGTGTGAAGTTGATGTGTCTTCACTTACTGAGGATTTGATCAAACTTCAGAAGTTTCTCAAGGTTGCAGAGGACACAACAAAGAAAGAATTGCTTGAGAGCCCCACCAACGCTGTCTGGAAAAAGCTCAATGAAACTCTTCTTGCAGAAATAGCTCTCTTCAACAGAAAAAGGACAGGAGAGGTTGCGAAAATGCTGTTGGAAACATACACAAACAGAAAGAAAGCTCCAGCTAGTGCAGACATTTTCAATAGCCTCTCAAGGCTGGAGCAGGAGCTTGGTGACGACAAACTAACCAGGGTGGAAATAAAAGGCAAAAATGGTAGAAACATGCCGGTCCTACTAACAGAGAGGATGATCTCATCTCTTGAGATCCTTATTGCAAACAGAGACAAAGTTGGTGTGTCAAAGGACAACCCTTATGTCTTCGCACGGAGCCTGGACGCGGCAAGCTACGTCAGAGGGTCTGACTGTCTGAGGAAATTTGCACGTGCGTGTGATGCAAAGAATCCTGAAAGTCTGATCCATGCGACAGTAAGGAAAGAGGTTGCTATCCATTGCCAAGTACTGAACTTAAATGAAAGTGAATTGGATCAAGTGGCAAAATTATTGGGACATGACACCCAGGTCCACAAAGAGTACTACAGACTCTCTGAAAATGCAGCACATCTAGCAGAAATCAGCAAATTGCTGCTTGCAATGGATCAGGTTCCAGTTGTGATTCCAGGGCCATCTGAGGAAAGGGTTGTTTCCCCTACATGTGGTGAGTATCAGTTACTTTACAGGGTATTGGACAACATTTTCATTTTGTTTCAAGGGTTAAATTATAAATATTGGGTGGATAAATCCCAGTTTAATTTGTTTTGTGCCGTTTACATGTTAACTAGATCTACATTTCTGATAAGCTTGCAACTTATTACCCTATAG